The Acidobacteriota bacterium DNA window GCACCTAATTCAACTCCCATTTATTTATGCTCCTGTTTTTTGAATGAAAAACCCCACAAGCTCAGATGAAGAGTTTGCCATTTCAGCAGAAAAAACCTCAATTTGATTCAAAAAGAAATTGTAAAACCAAACAGCTATTACCGCCACACCAATTCCAGTTCCAGTGGTAACAAGTGCTTCAGCAATTCCTGCTGCGACTGCACCTATTCCTCCAGAGCCTGTTATAGCCATGCCATGAAATGCGTTTATAATTCCAAAAACTGTGCCAAACAATCCAACAAATGGAGCTGTGCTTCCTATTGTAGCGAGGGCATTTAATCCTTTTTTAAAATCCTGAACTCCTATTAATGTCGCTCTTTCAATTGCTCTTTTGGATGATTCAATTTTTTCTTCAACCTTGTTTGTGGTTTCTAATTGATACATGAATTCCTCTAATCCTGCTGCAACTACTTTAGCTAAATGGGAATTCTTGTTTTTCTTATCTATGGCTAAAGTAATCGCATCTTTTGTTTTTCCCTCTTTTAATAATTTAGCCAATTGGGGTGCCAGCTTTCGAGATTGTTTTCTCGCTTTTGTATAGGTTATGATTTTCTCAATTCCAACTGTAAAAGTCCAGATAGAAAGAAAAAGCAATATGAAAACTACTCCCTTTGCTAAGGCTCCCATCTGCTGCCACATCTCAAGCAACCCGAACTGCATTTTTAAACCTCCTTTTTATTCTAAAATAAGTTTTTATTTCTTAAGTTCGAATGTAACCGTAACAACAAAAATAACCGGCCTTGGCCTTCCACTAATGAATAATGGCTCATAGACCCATTGTCTCACAGCGTCAATAGCTGCCTGATCCAGAAGGGGAATAGACCTTAAAACTTTAACTGTCTGAACACGTCCATATATATCAGTCATCGCCTCTAAAATAACAATCCCTTCTACTCTCGCCTGAACTGCGATTGGAGGATATACAGGTTCCACTTTCTTTATTAATTTTGGCTGTTTGATATCTCCTATTGCTCTTACTGGAGCTTCTATATCACCTCCAACAACTCCTCCAATTACTCCTCCAACAACTCCTCCAAGAACTCCTCCAATTACTCCTCCTTCTACTCCTCCTTCTACTCCTCCTTCGATTCCAATATCACTCAATACTTCTTCAGCAATTGTATCAGGGATCTCCATTGGAGCAACAAGCTTCCCTGGCTCAATTGGCTTAGTTTCCTTAACTTCTTTAGTTTGAGTTTCAGCCTGTTTTTTCTTTGCGGGTGGGGGTGGGGGTGGGGGAGGTGGGGGAGGTAGCGCCAAAAATGCTGTTGTAATGGAAAATTTTGGTAGATTCTGGGTTAGTAAAAGAGGTATAATTATTGCAGACAATATAACAACTCCATGAATTATTATAGAAACAGGAAAAGTTATCCATTTTTTTGTTCTTTTTTTTGCCATTGTGGATACAATCATCCATTCTTCAAACATTTTATTTTTCCTCTCTTTTAAATAATCCTTTTATCAAATAAAATTATAATTTTATTTTTTTCAATTTTCAAGAAAAATTTTTCTCACAGTATCATATTATTTTCTTTATTTAAATCTCTTCTTTCTTAGATATTTTTCCCATAAGTATACAATCGAACAGCTCTGATAAATCGTAGAATAACTTCCCGTTATAACTCCAACAATCATGGTAAATGCGAACCCATTTATTATCTCTCCTCCAAATAAATAGAGGATCACAACAGTTACAAAGACAACTCCAGAAGTTATAATTGTTCTACTTAAAGTTTGATTTATAGAATTATTCAGTATCTCTTCAAAATTATGCTTCTTCATTGATTTTAAATTATCCCTGACCCTATCGAAAATTACTATCGTATCGTTTATAGAATATCCAACTATTGTTAACAATGCTGCAACTACATTGAGTGAGATTTCTTTATTAAAAAAAGATATGAATGCTAATGTAACAAGTGTATCATGAAACAGTGTTATAACCCCAGCAATTCCATACTGAATTTTAAATCTTAATGCTATATAAACCAACATTCCAAGCAATGCCCAGATGATAGCAAGAGTAGCCTTTTTTCTTAAATCTTTTCCAATCTGAGGCCCAACTATTTCAACTCCAAGAGTAGTGAAACTGCCTAAAAATGAATCCTTTTTTATTCCTTCCACAATTTTGCCATCAAGCCTAAGATTATACAATTCATCGTAATTAGTGATCAAACCCATTCTTCCATTTCTATATTCTATTATCTTTTTTGCAATCTCACTTGCTCTTTTCCTATCATTTAAATAATTCTCAACAATTTTTGCTATTCGAATCTCATTTGAATTGTTTAGATCTATTTTCCCTTTTTTTAACTCTTGTTCTTCTTTTTCTGTTCTCATGATATCAACTATCAACTTCGCCATTCTTTCATGGTCTTCCATCCTTTCTTCTTCAAATTTTTTCTCGCTTATTCTTTGAGTTTTGATTAAAAACTCATTTCTTTCCCCAAACCTTTGAATCAGACTATCGCCCAGTCCAACTTTTGCAAGTTTTGATCGAATATCAGCTACTGTTGTGTCTTCTTTAAAAGCCAACTCAACCAGTGTTCCTCCAGAAAAATCAATTCCATATATGAAACCATCTTTTGAAATGTATGAGATTATTCCAAGAGCTATTACAATTCCGCTCAAGACAAAGGCTAAGTATTTATACTTCATGAACTTAATGTTTGAGGTTTTAAAAAACTCCATTAAAACTTCACCTT harbors:
- a CDS encoding MotA/TolQ/ExbB proton channel family protein, which codes for MQFGLLEMWQQMGALAKGVVFILLFLSIWTFTVGIEKIITYTKARKQSRKLAPQLAKLLKEGKTKDAITLAIDKKNKNSHLAKVVAAGLEEFMYQLETTNKVEEKIESSKRAIERATLIGVQDFKKGLNALATIGSTAPFVGLFGTVFGIINAFHGMAITGSGGIGAVAAGIAEALVTTGTGIGVAVIAVWFYNFFLNQIEVFSAEMANSSSELVGFFIQKTGA
- a CDS encoding TonB family protein, translating into MFEEWMIVSTMAKKRTKKWITFPVSIIIHGVVILSAIIIPLLLTQNLPKFSITTAFLALPPPPPPPPPPPAKKKQAETQTKEVKETKPIEPGKLVAPMEIPDTIAEEVLSDIGIEGGVEGGVEGGVIGGVLGGVVGGVIGGVVGGDIEAPVRAIGDIKQPKLIKKVEPVYPPIAVQARVEGIVILEAMTDIYGRVQTVKVLRSIPLLDQAAIDAVRQWVYEPLFISGRPRPVIFVVTVTFELKK
- the secF gene encoding protein translocase subunit SecF gives rise to the protein MEFFKTSNIKFMKYKYLAFVLSGIVIALGIISYISKDGFIYGIDFSGGTLVELAFKEDTTVADIRSKLAKVGLGDSLIQRFGERNEFLIKTQRISEKKFEEERMEDHERMAKLIVDIMRTEKEEQELKKGKIDLNNSNEIRIAKIVENYLNDRKRASEIAKKIIEYRNGRMGLITNYDELYNLRLDGKIVEGIKKDSFLGSFTTLGVEIVGPQIGKDLRKKATLAIIWALLGMLVYIALRFKIQYGIAGVITLFHDTLVTLAFISFFNKEISLNVVAALLTIVGYSINDTIVIFDRVRDNLKSMKKHNFEEILNNSINQTLSRTIITSGVVFVTVVILYLFGGEIINGFAFTMIVGVITGSYSTIYQSCSIVYLWEKYLRKKRFK